In the Streptomyces fradiae ATCC 10745 = DSM 40063 genome, one interval contains:
- a CDS encoding DUF5999 family protein, with the protein MCQHQSPCPTADSADREAARVVAHHPEQGWSLLCNGVLLFEDTGELLPDGQIIAPHRPLTTARVAKAA; encoded by the coding sequence ATGTGCCAGCACCAGTCACCCTGCCCGACCGCAGACTCCGCCGACCGGGAGGCCGCCCGCGTGGTGGCCCACCACCCGGAGCAGGGCTGGAGCCTGCTGTGCAACGGCGTCCTGCTGTTCGAGGACACGGGTGAACTGCTGCCGGACGGCCAGATCATCGCGCCGCACCGCCCGCTCACCACGGCGCGGGTCGCGAAGGCCGCCTGA
- the gcvP gene encoding aminomethyl-transferring glycine dehydrogenase produces MTANRIPLSQLERGTPFEQRHIGPDAEARAKMLAQVGYGSLDELTAAAVPDVIKSAEALGLPEARSEAEVLAELRDLADRNQVLAPMIGLGYYGTFTPPVILRNVMENPAWYTAYTPYQPEISQGRLEALLNFQTVVADLTGLPTSGASLLDEGTAAAEAMSLARRVGKVKNGVFLVDADALPQTVAVIQTRAEPTGVEVVVADLSDGIPAEVAERGVFGVLLQYPGASGAVRDIKPLIDAAHELGAVVTVAADLLALTLLTSPGELGADIAVGTTQRFGVPMGFGGPHAGYMAVRDTFARSLPGRLVGVSVDADGNKAYRLALQTREQHIRREKATSNICTAQVLLAVMAGMYAVYHGPEGLREIAQRTHRYAAVLAAGLRAGGVEVVHGDFFDTITARVPGKAAEVVAAARENGVNIHQADADHVSVACDETTGRAQLTAVWAAFGVTGDIEALDAATGDALPGSLLRTDAYLTHPVFHAHRSETAMLRYLRKLADRDYALDRGMIPLGSCTMKLNATTEMEPVTWPEFGQMHPFAPAEQAEGYLTLIHELEDRLAEVTGYDKVSIQPNAGSQGELAGLLAVRAYHRANGDAQRTVCLIPSSAHGTNAASAVMAGMRVVVVKTADDGEIDVADLRAKIEQYRDELAVLMITYPSTHGVFEEHVADICAQVHEAGGQVYVDGANLNALVGLAKPGKFGGDVSHLNLHKTFCIPHGGGGPGVGPVAVRSHLAPYLPNHPLQPSAGPETGVGPISAAPWGSAGILPISWAYVRLMGGEGLKRATQVAVLAANYVAKRLEPHFPVLYTGPGGLVAHECIIDLRPLSKATGVSVDDIAKRLIDYGFHAPTMSFPVAGTLMIEPTESEDLTELDRFCDTMIAIRAEIEKVATGAWPADDNPLRNAPHTAAALGGAWDHAYSREEAVFPAGVSAADKYWPPVRRIDGAYGDRNLVCSCPPLDEYDA; encoded by the coding sequence ATGACCGCCAACCGCATTCCGCTCTCCCAGCTCGAGCGGGGCACCCCCTTCGAGCAGCGCCACATCGGCCCCGACGCCGAGGCGCGCGCCAAGATGCTCGCGCAGGTCGGCTACGGCTCGCTCGACGAGCTCACGGCGGCCGCGGTGCCGGACGTGATCAAGAGCGCCGAGGCCCTCGGCCTGCCCGAGGCCCGCAGCGAGGCCGAGGTCCTCGCCGAGCTGCGGGACCTCGCCGATCGCAACCAGGTGCTGGCGCCGATGATCGGCCTCGGCTACTACGGCACGTTCACCCCGCCGGTCATCCTCCGCAACGTGATGGAGAACCCCGCCTGGTACACGGCCTACACGCCGTACCAGCCGGAGATCTCCCAGGGCCGCCTGGAGGCCCTGCTCAACTTCCAGACCGTCGTCGCCGACCTGACCGGCCTGCCCACCTCCGGCGCCTCCCTCCTGGACGAGGGCACCGCCGCCGCCGAGGCCATGTCCCTCGCGCGGCGCGTCGGCAAGGTCAAGAACGGCGTCTTCCTGGTCGACGCCGACGCCCTGCCGCAGACCGTCGCCGTCATCCAGACCCGCGCCGAACCGACCGGCGTCGAGGTCGTCGTCGCCGACCTGTCCGACGGCATCCCGGCCGAGGTCGCCGAGCGCGGCGTCTTCGGCGTCCTCCTCCAGTACCCCGGCGCGTCCGGCGCCGTCCGCGACATCAAGCCGCTGATCGACGCCGCCCACGAGCTGGGTGCCGTCGTCACCGTCGCCGCCGACCTGCTGGCGCTCACCCTGCTCACCTCGCCCGGCGAGCTGGGCGCCGACATCGCCGTCGGCACCACCCAGCGGTTCGGCGTCCCGATGGGCTTCGGCGGCCCGCACGCCGGCTACATGGCCGTCCGCGACACGTTCGCCCGCAGCCTCCCCGGCCGGCTCGTCGGCGTGTCCGTCGACGCCGACGGCAACAAGGCCTACCGCCTCGCCCTGCAGACCCGCGAGCAGCACATCCGCCGCGAGAAGGCCACCAGCAACATCTGCACCGCCCAGGTGCTCCTCGCCGTCATGGCCGGCATGTATGCCGTCTACCACGGCCCCGAGGGCCTGCGGGAGATCGCGCAGCGCACCCACCGCTACGCGGCGGTCCTCGCGGCCGGTCTGCGCGCCGGCGGCGTCGAGGTCGTCCACGGCGACTTCTTCGACACGATCACCGCGCGCGTGCCCGGCAAGGCCGCCGAGGTCGTCGCCGCGGCCCGCGAGAACGGCGTCAACATCCACCAGGCGGACGCCGACCACGTCTCCGTCGCCTGCGACGAGACCACCGGCCGCGCCCAGCTCACCGCCGTCTGGGCCGCCTTCGGCGTGACCGGCGACATCGAGGCCCTGGACGCCGCCACCGGCGACGCGCTGCCCGGCTCGCTGCTGCGCACCGACGCGTACCTGACGCACCCGGTCTTCCACGCGCACCGCTCCGAGACCGCGATGCTGCGCTACCTGCGCAAGCTGGCGGACCGCGACTACGCGCTGGACCGCGGGATGATCCCGCTCGGCTCCTGCACCATGAAGCTGAACGCCACCACCGAGATGGAACCGGTCACCTGGCCCGAGTTCGGCCAGATGCACCCCTTCGCCCCGGCGGAGCAGGCCGAGGGCTACCTCACCCTCATCCACGAGCTGGAGGACCGCCTCGCCGAGGTCACCGGCTACGACAAGGTGTCCATCCAGCCCAACGCCGGCTCGCAGGGCGAGCTCGCCGGGCTCCTCGCCGTCCGCGCCTACCACCGCGCCAACGGCGACGCCCAGCGCACCGTCTGCCTCATCCCGTCCTCCGCGCACGGCACCAACGCCGCGTCCGCCGTCATGGCCGGGATGAGGGTCGTCGTCGTCAAGACCGCCGACGACGGCGAGATCGACGTCGCCGACCTGCGCGCCAAGATCGAGCAGTACCGCGACGAGCTGGCCGTACTGATGATCACCTACCCGTCGACGCACGGCGTCTTCGAGGAGCACGTCGCCGACATCTGCGCCCAGGTCCACGAGGCCGGCGGCCAGGTGTACGTCGACGGCGCCAACCTCAACGCGCTCGTCGGCCTGGCGAAGCCCGGCAAGTTCGGCGGCGACGTCTCGCACCTGAACCTGCACAAGACGTTCTGCATCCCGCACGGCGGCGGTGGCCCCGGCGTCGGCCCGGTCGCGGTCCGCTCCCACCTCGCCCCGTACCTGCCGAACCACCCGCTCCAGCCGTCCGCCGGCCCGGAGACCGGGGTCGGCCCGATCTCGGCGGCGCCGTGGGGCTCGGCCGGCATCCTGCCGATCTCCTGGGCGTACGTGCGGCTGATGGGCGGCGAGGGCCTCAAGCGCGCCACGCAGGTCGCCGTCCTCGCGGCGAACTACGTCGCCAAGCGCCTGGAGCCGCACTTCCCGGTCCTCTACACCGGTCCGGGCGGCCTCGTCGCGCACGAGTGCATCATCGACCTGCGGCCGCTGTCGAAGGCGACGGGCGTCAGCGTGGACGACATCGCCAAGCGGCTGATCGACTACGGCTTCCACGCGCCGACCATGTCGTTCCCGGTCGCCGGCACGCTGATGATCGAGCCGACCGAGAGCGAGGACCTGACCGAGCTCGACCGGTTCTGCGACACGATGATCGCCATCCGCGCCGAGATCGAGAAGGTCGCCACGGGCGCCTGGCCCGCCGACGACAACCCGCTGCGCAACGCCCCGCACACGGCGGCCGCGCTCGGCGGCGCGTGGGACCACGCCTACAGCCGTGAGGAGGCCGTCTTCCCGGCCGGGGTCTCGGCGGCGGACAAGTACTGGCCGCCGGTGCGCCGCATCGACGGGGCCTACGGCGACCGCAACCTGGTCTGCTCCTGCCCGCCGCTGGACGAGTACGACGCCTGA
- a CDS encoding PRC-barrel domain-containing protein produces MQSDIDPRGLIGRKAFDGDGHRIGTVDEVYLDDATGAPVWAAVRTGLFGRDAFVPLGPSRVAADGLHVPYPKALVKDAPGFGVGRHLSPQQELRLYRHYGLAPPSAPGAPSPPGGPVGSVPDGTG; encoded by the coding sequence GTGCAGAGCGACATCGACCCGCGCGGCCTGATCGGGCGCAAGGCGTTCGACGGCGACGGCCACAGGATCGGCACGGTGGACGAGGTGTACCTGGACGACGCGACGGGGGCGCCCGTGTGGGCGGCCGTACGGACGGGCCTGTTCGGCCGGGACGCGTTCGTCCCGCTGGGGCCCAGCCGGGTCGCCGCCGACGGCCTGCACGTCCCGTACCCCAAGGCCCTCGTCAAGGACGCCCCCGGCTTCGGGGTGGGCCGCCACCTCTCCCCGCAGCAGGAGCTGCGGCTCTACCGCCACTACGGCCTCGCCCCGCCGTCCGCCCCCGGGGCCCCGTCGCCCCCCGGCGGGCCCGTCGGGTCGGTGCCCGACGGAACGGGCTGA
- a CDS encoding DNA polymerase IV, whose translation MRAAPTILHLDMDAFFAAVEQAAKPSLRGKPVIVGGLGPRGVVATASYEARRFGVRSAMPMAQARRLAPNAAYLVPRFTVYRSVSLRVMELLGRLSPLVEPLSLDEAFVDLEAGGAAYDGATARSVGERLRRDIREVTGLTGSVGLAGSKMLAKIASEEAKPDGLVVIEPGTERALLAPMGVRTLPGVGPATEEHLRRAGMTTVADLAEAGEDELVRLLGRAHGVSLHAMALGRDDRPVVAERDAKSVSVEDTFDVDLHDRVRVRWEVERLAERCVRRLRAAGRSGRTVVLKVRRYDFSTLTRSETLRGPTDDPVVVREAAARLLDAVDTTGGVRLLGVRVSGLADYTQEDLFAQASAGVVPDGPAGSAEGPGPVAVEGAAVPGGAGGSAGTERVAGRADAVDAVDAVVGTDRAARADVVGRADRGLDGAPPPGEPPPGGSGRPEGPGPDARGGGEGVPGERHWAAGADVRHAVHGAGWVQGSGVGRVTVRFEEPWSAPGRVRTFRTDDPQLEPSDPLPLVGGGPQPVPSGTDPTGPPGGDGAPGADGGARP comes from the coding sequence GTGAGAGCCGCGCCGACGATCCTCCATCTCGACATGGACGCCTTCTTCGCCGCCGTCGAACAGGCGGCGAAGCCCAGCCTGCGCGGCAAGCCCGTGATCGTGGGCGGTCTCGGCCCGCGCGGTGTCGTCGCCACCGCGTCGTACGAGGCGCGGCGGTTCGGTGTGCGCTCGGCGATGCCCATGGCGCAGGCGCGGCGCCTGGCGCCGAACGCCGCGTACCTGGTTCCGCGCTTCACCGTGTACCGGTCGGTGAGCCTGCGGGTCATGGAGCTGCTGGGCCGGCTGTCGCCGCTGGTGGAGCCGCTCAGCCTGGACGAGGCGTTCGTCGACCTGGAGGCCGGTGGCGCGGCGTACGACGGGGCGACGGCCCGGTCGGTGGGGGAGCGGCTGCGCCGGGACATCCGGGAGGTGACGGGGCTGACGGGGTCGGTGGGGCTCGCCGGGTCCAAGATGCTGGCGAAGATCGCGTCCGAGGAGGCCAAGCCGGACGGCCTGGTGGTCATCGAGCCCGGGACGGAGCGGGCGCTGCTGGCCCCGATGGGGGTGCGGACGCTCCCCGGTGTGGGACCGGCGACGGAGGAGCACCTGAGGCGGGCGGGGATGACGACCGTCGCCGACCTCGCGGAGGCGGGCGAGGACGAGCTCGTACGGCTGCTGGGCCGGGCGCACGGGGTCTCGCTGCACGCGATGGCGCTGGGGCGCGACGACCGGCCGGTGGTGGCGGAGCGGGACGCCAAGTCGGTCTCGGTGGAGGACACCTTCGACGTGGACCTGCACGACCGGGTGCGGGTGCGGTGGGAGGTGGAGCGGCTCGCGGAGCGGTGCGTGCGGCGGCTGCGGGCCGCGGGCCGGTCGGGGCGCACGGTGGTGCTGAAGGTGCGACGGTACGACTTCTCCACGCTGACCCGCTCCGAGACGCTGCGCGGGCCGACCGACGACCCGGTGGTCGTCCGGGAGGCCGCGGCGCGGCTGCTGGACGCCGTGGACACGACGGGCGGCGTGCGGCTGCTGGGCGTGAGGGTCAGCGGGCTGGCCGACTACACGCAGGAGGACCTGTTCGCCCAGGCGTCCGCGGGGGTGGTGCCGGACGGGCCGGCGGGTTCTGCGGAGGGGCCGGGACCCGTGGCGGTGGAGGGCGCTGCCGTGCCCGGCGGGGCGGGCGGGAGCGCCGGGACGGAGCGGGTGGCCGGCCGGGCGGACGCGGTGGACGCGGTGGACGCGGTGGTGGGGACGGATCGGGCGGCGCGGGCGGATGTGGTGGGCCGGGCGGACCGGGGACTGGACGGGGCCCCGCCGCCCGGTGAGCCCCCGCCGGGCGGCTCGGGCCGGCCCGAGGGGCCTGGGCCGGATGCCCGAGGGGGCGGCGAGGGCGTGCCGGGGGAGCGGCACTGGGCCGCCGGGGCCGATGTGCGGCACGCCGTCCACGGCGCCGGGTGGGTGCAGGGCAGCGGGGTCGGCCGGGTGACCGTGCGGTTCGAGGAGCCGTGGTCGGCGCCCGGCCGGGTGAGGACCTTCCGGACGGACGATCCGCAGCTGGAGCCGTCCGACCCGCTGCCCCTGGTCGGCGGCGGGCCTCAGCCCGTTCCGTCGGGCACCGACCCGACGGGCCCGCCGGGGGGCGACGGGGCCCCGGGGGCGGACGGCGGGGCGAGGCCGTAG
- a CDS encoding MerR family transcriptional regulator: MMSSGDGTAGGLPGRGPAGSRPYPLHGGPAPLDGGAAPLHGNPAEPATDGVGYRGPTACAAAGITYRQLDYWARTGLVEPSVRPAYGSGTQRLYSFRDVVVLKIVKRFLDTGVALQNIRAAVQHLRDREVRDLERMTLMSDGATVYECASPDEVVDLLQGGQGIFGIAVGVVWRDVEAALSQLHGERVDTGETLIGHHPADELARRRRDKAV, encoded by the coding sequence GTGATGAGCAGCGGCGACGGTACGGCAGGGGGTCTCCCCGGACGCGGTCCGGCAGGGAGCCGGCCGTATCCGCTTCACGGAGGTCCGGCTCCGCTTGACGGGGGTGCGGCTCCGCTGCACGGGAACCCGGCCGAGCCGGCGACCGACGGTGTCGGGTACCGGGGCCCCACGGCGTGCGCGGCCGCCGGCATCACCTACCGGCAGCTCGACTACTGGGCCCGCACGGGCCTGGTCGAGCCGAGTGTCCGGCCCGCGTACGGATCGGGCACGCAGCGCCTCTACAGCTTCCGGGACGTCGTGGTCCTGAAGATCGTCAAGCGGTTCCTGGACACGGGCGTCGCGTTGCAGAACATCCGGGCCGCCGTGCAGCACCTGCGCGACCGCGAGGTGCGGGACCTGGAGCGTATGACGCTGATGAGCGACGGCGCGACGGTGTACGAGTGCGCGTCGCCGGACGAGGTGGTGGACCTCCTCCAGGGCGGGCAGGGGATCTTCGGGATCGCGGTCGGCGTGGTGTGGCGGGACGTGGAGGCGGCGCTGTCGCAGCTGCACGGGGAGCGGGTCGACACCGGGGAGACCCTCATCGGGCACCATCCGGCCGACGAGCTGGCCCGCCGCCGGCGTGACAAGGCCGTCTGA
- a CDS encoding bifunctional nuclease family protein, which yields MNELDVVGVRVEMPSNQPIVLLREVGGDRYLPIWIGPGEATAIAFAQQGMTPARPLTHDLFKDVLEAVGQELTEVRITDLREGVFYAELVFASGVEVSARPSDAIALALRTGTPIFGSDGVLDDAGIAIPDEQEDEVEKFREFLDQISPEDFGTGSQ from the coding sequence GTCCAACCAGCCGATCGTGCTCCTGCGTGAAGTGGGAGGCGACCGCTACCTCCCGATCTGGATCGGTCCGGGGGAGGCGACGGCGATCGCCTTCGCCCAGCAGGGCATGACCCCTGCGCGGCCGCTCACCCATGATCTCTTCAAGGACGTCCTCGAGGCCGTGGGCCAGGAGCTGACCGAGGTCCGCATCACGGACCTGCGCGAAGGGGTCTTCTACGCGGAGCTGGTCTTCGCCAGCGGTGTCGAGGTGAGCGCCCGGCCCTCCGACGCCATAGCGCTGGCCCTGCGCACCGGAACGCCGATCTTCGGCAGTGACGGTGTCCTCGACGACGCGGGGATCGCGATCCCGGACGAGCAGGAGGACGAGGTGGAGAAGTTCCGCGAGTTCCTCGACCAGATCTCGCCCGAGGACTTCGGCACCGGCAGTCAGTGA